One Nisaea sediminum genomic window carries:
- a CDS encoding tetratricopeptide repeat protein, which yields MTEATPQTLLQEALQKHRAGDLVGAAPLYQQVLKLSPHHPDALHLLGFLLHQAGQSGEGLKLVDAAVAIAPLHTDFRGNQARILLHLGREADADKAFRAALIAAPANPDALLDLAAARRKGGQVVAATKLYARLLCLTPADPATLLAQSGNLIDLGRHDTAGALLRKCLLLAPALIETANSFAFLQITIRDLDLARTWFRRTLAAQPLYAAPHSGLAEVCFFENDLEACLRHSERALELAPDDPQIHVRHGFRLLAAGHVREGWQEFEWRLKRADRIRREGLPPRWRGEPLAGKHILVCAEEGVGDELLYASMIPDLVAAGAAVVIECAPRLLSVFTRSFPGCAVHPYKREGDRFRPVHRYDWLPKDPPIDYAIDAGSLPSILRPDVTSYEHQRPYLTADAERVMEMRDRLAALPPGPKVGFSWRSKEVAPFRNLYYTGLSDWRALLTDPAIQVVSMQYGRGWREEIAAAQKAFGARIHVLAGVDLTDDFEDIFALGAAVDGIVCPSTTLVWVGAGLGRPVMEFGVEPHFELMGTGRHPGFPTVRVFTKPVTHSWEAVTDAITDAVKTL from the coding sequence ATGACCGAGGCAACGCCGCAGACCCTGCTGCAAGAGGCGCTGCAGAAACACCGGGCGGGCGATCTGGTCGGTGCGGCGCCGCTCTACCAGCAGGTCCTGAAACTCTCACCGCACCATCCCGACGCGCTGCATCTGCTCGGGTTTCTGCTGCATCAGGCGGGACAGTCCGGCGAAGGTCTGAAACTGGTCGACGCGGCGGTTGCGATCGCACCGCTGCATACCGATTTTCGCGGCAACCAGGCGCGGATCCTGCTCCATCTCGGACGCGAGGCCGATGCGGACAAGGCCTTCCGCGCGGCACTGATCGCCGCCCCCGCGAATCCGGACGCGCTTCTCGATCTTGCTGCCGCCCGGCGAAAAGGCGGCCAGGTCGTCGCGGCAACGAAGCTCTATGCCCGCCTTCTCTGTCTCACGCCGGCCGATCCGGCCACCCTGCTCGCCCAATCCGGCAACCTGATCGATCTCGGACGCCACGACACGGCTGGCGCGCTGCTCAGAAAATGCCTGCTGCTCGCCCCTGCTCTGATCGAGACCGCCAACAGCTTCGCCTTCCTGCAGATCACGATCCGCGACCTCGACCTGGCGCGAACCTGGTTCCGCCGCACGCTCGCGGCCCAGCCGCTCTATGCCGCGCCGCATTCCGGGCTCGCCGAGGTCTGCTTCTTCGAGAACGATCTTGAGGCCTGCCTTCGCCATTCGGAGCGCGCCCTCGAGCTCGCGCCGGACGACCCGCAGATCCATGTCCGGCACGGATTCCGCCTGCTTGCCGCCGGGCATGTCCGCGAGGGCTGGCAGGAGTTCGAGTGGCGCCTGAAGCGCGCCGACCGCATTCGGCGGGAAGGTTTGCCCCCGCGCTGGCGGGGCGAGCCCCTCGCCGGTAAGCATATTCTCGTCTGCGCCGAGGAAGGTGTCGGCGACGAGTTGCTCTATGCCTCCATGATCCCGGATCTCGTCGCCGCCGGAGCCGCCGTGGTGATCGAATGCGCTCCGCGTCTGCTGTCCGTCTTCACGCGGTCGTTCCCGGGCTGCGCGGTTCATCCCTACAAGCGGGAGGGAGACCGCTTCCGCCCGGTCCACCGCTATGACTGGCTTCCGAAAGATCCCCCGATCGACTATGCGATCGACGCGGGCAGCCTGCCCTCGATCCTGCGTCCCGACGTGACGTCCTACGAGCATCAGCGTCCCTATCTCACCGCCGATGCAGAGCGCGTCATGGAGATGCGGGACCGCCTGGCCGCCCTGCCGCCCGGCCCGAAAGTCGGCTTCTCCTGGCGTTCCAAGGAGGTCGCTCCGTTCCGCAACCTCTACTACACCGGCCTCTCGGACTGGCGCGCATTGCTGACCGATCCCGCGATTCAGGTCGTCTCGATGCAGTACGGGAGAGGCTGGCGGGAGGAAATCGCGGCCGCGCAGAAGGCTTTCGGCGCCCGGATACACGTGCTCGCGGGGGTCGACCTGACCGACGATTTCGAGGACATCTTCGCTCTCGGCGCTGCGGTCGACGGTATCGTCTGCCCGAGCACCACGCTCGTCTGGGTCGGCGCCGGGCTCGGCAGACCGGTCATGGAGTTCGGCGTCGAGCCGCATTTCGAGCTGATGGGCACTGGCCGGCATCCGGGCTTTCCAACCGTCCGCGTCTTCACCAAACCGGTGACGCATTCCTGGGAAGCCGTGACGGACGCCATTACCGATGCCGTGAAAACGCTGTGA
- a CDS encoding tetratricopeptide repeat protein, which translates to MSPPQTQSLMQAALAHHQQGRLAEAAALYQKILQQSPKHPDALHLFGVLMHQGGQHEAGRRLVGAAIEIAPDRPEFLSNLGQILKALGKPEDAEAAYRKALEKDPGFVDALANLGSLLQERGAIAEAIGLLRSAIEKAPNHANAHMNLGNALRQDGLVEEAEAAHRTAARLAPLSPEAYANLATTLMDRDALEEAGRALRRALLLAPALAEAANSAGFLEFNRLDYVAARRWFTRAVLLAPGYAAPETGLAELAYFSGDIETSLKHSETALRLAPDEPQIHLRHAIRLLAAGRLEEGWREREWRHKAPDRVRRLGLPPIWQGEPLKGKRLLVCAEEGVGDEILYASIYRDVMKLGAELVVECDARLLPVLGRSFPDALVHPYARAGDGFRPVQKYDWLPHDKPVDYAIDAGSLALHFRRRLEDFAEEPYLKADPERVRAVRETIEGTGDGLKVALAWRSRNRTAFRDIHYTALSDWLPVLREPGIDVFSIQYGDGWEEEIESLSKETGLGPHVLSDLDLTNDFDDILALVSAADILICPSSTLGWIGGALGKPTWLFHPVPLFVQYGTDGFPGFPSIRSFPKAVGTSWQTIVEAVRIALGDLRAR; encoded by the coding sequence ATGTCCCCTCCGCAAACCCAGAGCCTGATGCAAGCGGCGCTTGCTCATCACCAGCAGGGCCGCCTGGCGGAAGCGGCCGCGCTCTATCAGAAAATCCTGCAGCAGAGCCCGAAACACCCGGACGCGCTCCATCTCTTCGGTGTCCTGATGCATCAGGGCGGGCAGCACGAGGCGGGACGCCGGCTTGTCGGTGCCGCCATCGAGATCGCGCCCGACCGTCCGGAGTTTCTCAGCAACCTCGGTCAGATTCTGAAAGCGCTCGGCAAACCGGAAGACGCCGAGGCCGCTTATCGCAAAGCGCTGGAGAAGGACCCGGGATTCGTCGATGCGCTGGCAAATCTGGGGTCCCTGCTTCAGGAGCGCGGCGCCATCGCGGAAGCCATTGGCCTGCTCCGCAGCGCCATCGAAAAGGCTCCGAACCATGCGAATGCACACATGAATCTCGGCAACGCCCTGCGCCAGGACGGACTTGTCGAGGAGGCCGAGGCTGCGCACCGGACCGCGGCCCGGCTCGCCCCGCTGAGTCCGGAGGCCTACGCAAACCTCGCCACCACGCTGATGGACAGGGACGCACTGGAGGAAGCGGGACGAGCACTCAGACGCGCGCTACTGCTCGCGCCAGCCCTGGCCGAAGCGGCGAACAGCGCCGGCTTCCTCGAATTCAACCGGCTCGACTACGTCGCGGCGCGGCGTTGGTTCACCCGCGCCGTCCTGCTCGCCCCGGGCTATGCCGCCCCGGAGACGGGTCTGGCGGAACTCGCCTATTTCTCCGGCGACATCGAGACATCGCTGAAGCATTCGGAGACCGCACTGCGTCTCGCTCCGGATGAACCGCAGATCCATCTCAGGCACGCGATCCGCCTGCTCGCCGCCGGACGTCTAGAGGAAGGTTGGCGGGAACGGGAATGGCGGCACAAGGCGCCCGACCGCGTCCGCCGGCTCGGCCTGCCGCCGATCTGGCAGGGCGAGCCGCTCAAGGGCAAACGTCTGCTGGTCTGCGCCGAGGAAGGCGTCGGGGACGAGATCCTCTACGCCTCGATCTATCGCGACGTCATGAAGCTTGGCGCCGAGTTGGTCGTCGAATGCGACGCCCGGCTGCTGCCGGTGCTCGGGCGCTCTTTCCCCGATGCACTGGTACATCCCTATGCGCGCGCCGGAGACGGTTTCCGCCCGGTGCAGAAATACGACTGGCTTCCGCACGACAAGCCGGTCGACTACGCCATCGATGCCGGAAGTCTGGCGCTTCATTTCCGCCGGCGGCTCGAGGATTTTGCGGAGGAGCCCTACCTGAAGGCCGACCCGGAGCGCGTCCGGGCGGTCCGCGAGACGATCGAGGGAACGGGCGACGGGCTCAAGGTCGCGCTCGCCTGGCGCTCGCGCAACCGCACGGCCTTCCGAGACATTCACTACACGGCGCTGTCAGACTGGCTGCCGGTCCTGCGGGAACCGGGAATCGACGTCTTCTCGATCCAGTATGGCGACGGCTGGGAAGAGGAGATCGAGAGCCTGTCGAAGGAAACGGGTTTAGGCCCGCATGTCCTGTCGGACCTGGATCTGACCAATGATTTCGACGACATTCTTGCCCTCGTCTCCGCCGCCGATATCCTGATCTGCCCGAGCAGCACGCTCGGCTGGATCGGCGGCGCGCTCGGCAAGCCGACCTGGCTGTTTCACCCGGTCCCGCTTTTCGTGCAGTACGGCACCGACGGGTTCCCGGGTTTCCCGAGCATCCGCAGCTTTCCGAAAGCGGTCGGCACGTCCTGGCAGACAATCGTCGAAGCGGTTCGCATCGCCCTTGGCGATCTGAGAGCGCGCTGA
- the pseI gene encoding pseudaminic acid synthase, with protein MAKDFKINGRPVGPDHPPYVVAEMSGNHNGEIGRALALIDAAKAAGADAVKIQTYRADTITIDHDGPEFVIEKGLWAGRRLFELYEEAHTPWEWHEELFAHARGIGITLFSAPFDPTAVDLLESLDCPAYKIASPEIVDIDLIERCARTGKPLIISTGMASFEEIEEAVAAARGAGATEILVLHCISGYPTPVDQANLATIPDLAARLDVAIGLSDHTMDTVVAEAAVAMGAVLVEKHFTLRRADGGVDSAFSLEPEELATLVRNLRAVFDARGKPNYRPTDAEKEMLAMRRSLYVVADVSAGGVLTEANIRSIRPANGLPPKHLKQVLGKRATRALKRGEPLAGDMIEGFSD; from the coding sequence ATGGCGAAAGATTTCAAGATCAACGGCCGCCCGGTCGGACCGGACCATCCGCCATACGTGGTCGCCGAAATGTCCGGCAACCACAATGGAGAGATCGGCCGCGCCCTCGCCCTGATCGACGCCGCCAAGGCGGCAGGGGCGGACGCGGTGAAGATCCAGACCTACCGCGCGGACACCATCACGATCGACCATGACGGGCCCGAATTCGTCATCGAGAAGGGGCTCTGGGCCGGGCGACGGCTGTTCGAGCTCTACGAGGAGGCCCACACCCCCTGGGAATGGCACGAGGAGCTGTTCGCGCATGCGCGCGGGATCGGCATCACCCTCTTTTCCGCGCCGTTCGACCCGACCGCCGTCGACCTGCTGGAGAGCCTCGACTGCCCGGCCTACAAGATCGCCTCGCCCGAGATCGTCGATATCGACCTGATCGAGCGCTGCGCACGGACCGGCAAGCCGCTGATCATCTCCACCGGCATGGCGAGCTTCGAAGAGATCGAGGAGGCCGTCGCGGCCGCCCGCGGCGCCGGGGCGACGGAGATCCTCGTCCTGCATTGCATCAGCGGCTATCCGACGCCGGTCGACCAGGCCAACCTCGCCACCATCCCGGACCTCGCGGCGCGCCTCGACGTCGCCATTGGCCTCTCCGACCACACAATGGACACGGTCGTCGCCGAGGCGGCGGTTGCGATGGGGGCCGTGCTGGTGGAGAAGCATTTCACCCTGCGCCGGGCGGATGGCGGGGTCGATTCCGCCTTTTCGCTCGAACCGGAGGAGCTGGCGACACTGGTCCGCAACCTTCGTGCCGTCTTCGACGCCCGCGGCAAGCCGAACTACCGGCCGACCGACGCGGAGAAGGAGATGCTGGCGATGCGCCGCAGCCTCTATGTCGTCGCCGACGTGTCTGCGGGCGGGGTTCTGACAGAAGCAAACATCCGCTCTATCCGCCCCGCGAACGGCCTGCCTCCGAAGCACCTCAAACAGGTGCTCGGCAAGCGCGCGACCCGTGCTCTCAAGCGCGGCGAACCGCTCGCCGGAGACATGATCGAGGGTTTTTCGGACTGA